From Elaeis guineensis isolate ETL-2024a chromosome 16, EG11, whole genome shotgun sequence, a single genomic window includes:
- the LOC105060625 gene encoding 60 kDa jasmonate-induced protein, whose protein sequence is MAEFTEVFDVEKGGSKWKSYMDFIHKMRRLLGVRFSHNRPVLPPQENPPKKWFDVVLRSSTSEITLRIRRDNLYLDGYRMENPKQWLEFGDRSSRQHLIPGSTFLGFDGGYDDLQRSAQENMEKISLGAEEIKKAVNQLATSTSGKDRARHLIVVVQMICESIRFERISEFLATEFPGSSKPPKWMPALEHGWGDLSAALLRADANPDRPFRLPQPNAMGIVTAEQAAADLGILLDSSHLRPRIQLMVAAFNQGEGRPLVEVFWVRVNNIDRKDPGDLYGTITVTDGLGSQYLYKRTRDQYESIHPGQNALLTGPARAISAYGSFTMDVALMDKDAEVSRGQISCNVYNTSNEYDKPLFRNVDGKNGSVTVNYAVLSDAAEAAVEVTLIDGDGKNPAHVYGRLSSRNGKGESELFRKRSSERIDVRPGQLIPLSRSVVAVPSNSSLVVEADLYDHRSDASSGDEIAKGTAEFPSKLQGTYEKIIQGKKGKIRVKVTWNRDI, encoded by the coding sequence ATGGCGGAATTCACCGAGGTGTTCGATGTTGAAAAGGGGGGTAGCAAGTGGAAATCTTACATGGACTTCATTCATAAGATGCGCCGTCTACTAGGAGTGAGATTTTCGCACAATCGCCCCGTCCTTCCTCCTCAGGAGAATCCTCCCAAGAAATGGTTCGACGTCGTGCTGCGATCCAGCACCAGTGAGATCACGCTAAGGATCCGGCGGGACAACCTCTACCTGGACGGCTACCGAATGGAGAATCCTAAGCAGTGGTTAGAATTTGGGGATCGTTCTTCTCGACAACATCTAATTCCTGGATCCACCTTCCTGGGCTTCGATGGTGGCTACGATGACTTGCAACGTTCTGCCCAAGAAAATATGGAGAAAATATCTCTTGGCGCGGAGGAAATCAAGAAAGCTGTTAACCAGCTCGCTACCTCCACGAGTGGCAAGGACAGGGCGCGGCATTTGATTGTCGTGGTCCAGATGATCTGCGAGTCGATTAGATTCGAACGCATCTCCGAATTTCTTGCTACCGAATTCCCCGGCAGTTCGAAACCCCCTAAATGGATGCCGGCACTCGAGCACGGCTGGGGAGATCTCTCTGCCGCGTTGCTGCGCGCCGATGCCAATCCCGACCGTCCCTTCCGCCTTCCGCAACCCAATGCTATGGGAATAGTGACGGCCGAGCAGGCGGCAGCGGACCTTGGCATCTTGCTGGATTCCTCCCACTTGCGCCCAAGGATTCAGCTCATGGTCGCCGCCTTCAACCAGGGTGAAGGGCGACCACTGGTGGAGGTCTTCTGGGTGCGCGTCAACAACATCGACCGAAAGGACCCGGGCGACCTCTACGGCACGATCACAGTCACGGACGGGCTGGGTTCCCAATACCTCTACAAGCGCACGAGGGACCAATACGAGTCCATCCACCCGGGCCAGAATGCTCTGCTCACCGGCCCAGCTCGAGCCATCTCGGCCTATGGGAGCTTCACCATGGATGTGGCTCTCATGGATAAGGATGCTGAAGTCAGCCGCGGGCAGATCTCGTGCAACGTTTACAACACCAGCAATGAGTATGACAAGCCCTTATTCCGCAACGTTGATGGCAAGAATGGCTCGGTGACGGTGAACTACGCGGTGTTAAGTGATGCGGCGGAGGCGGCTGTGGAGGTTACGCTCATAGATGGAGACGGGAAGAACCCCGCCCATGTTTATGGACGGCTTAGTTCTCGCAATGGCAAAGGTGAGAGTGAGCTCTTTCGGAAGAGGTCGAGCGAGCGCATAGATGTACGTCCCGGGCAGCTCATCCCGCTGTCGAGATCCGTAGTGGCTGTGCCGTCCAACTCCTCCCTCGTGGTTGAGGCGGATCTCTATGATCATCGCAGCGATGCTTCTTCCGGTGATGAGATTGCCAAGGGCACTGCAGAGTTCCCTTCCAAGCTTCAGGGCACGTATGAGAAGATCATCCAAGGCAAGAAAGGTAAGATCCGTGTGAAGGTCACTTGGAATCGAGATATTTAA